CTTTTTTATTACCCTTGGAATATTGATTTTTGTTCTGGAACAAGGTTTGGTGGAATCTTACCTTCTAAGGCGTAAATTACATTGAGTGCTACCATTTCTGACATTCGATCTCTTGTTTCGTAAGTTGCAGAACCTATGTGTGGTAAGAGTACTACGTTATCTAATTTTTCTAAACCAGGTGTGAGCTGGGGTTCGTTTTCATAAACATCAAAACCAGCTCCTGCAATTTTTCTTTCTTTAAGAGCCTCGTAGAGGGCCTTCTCATCAACAACGGGTCCTCTGGCTGTATTAATCAAAATAGCATTTGACTTCATTTTAGCAATTCGATTAGCATCTATGAGGTGATACGTTTCTTTCGTCAGCGGTGTATGGATTGAGATGAAGTCTGAGGTTTCGATAAGTGAATCCAAATCGACGTATTCAGCATTGTACTGTCTTTCTATTTCTTCGGGTAGTCGGTGCCTGTTGAAGTACACGATCCTCATTCCAAATCCCAAGGCTCGCCTGGCCACCGCTTGTCCTATTCTACCCATGCCAATAATACCTAACGTCTTACCGTACAAATCGTACCCGAGGAACAATTTTGGCTTCCATCCTACGAAATTACCTTCTCGCACGAATTTGTCTGCCTCTACTATACGTCTTGCAACAGCCAAAATAAGTGCGAACGCTATGTCGGCAGTTGCTTCCGTCAAAACACCTGGTGTGTGAGTTACAAAGATACCTTTCTTAGTCGCTGCTTCCACATCAATGTTGTTATATCCAACAGCGTAGTTCGCTATGATTTTTGTTCTCTCTAAATTATTTATGAATTCTGCATCTATTGGATCTCTAAGTTGTGTGATTACAGCGTCCGCGGATTTTGCTCGCTTAAGAAGTTCTTCTTTTCCCAAAAAATCTTCACCATAGTATACATCAACTTCAAACTTTTCTTTCAGTATTTCGATTCCTTTTTCAGGGATTGCGTAGGTTATAAATACCTTTGGTGTGCCGAGCGTGATCATCAGAATTATTCACCTCCGACTTAGAGGCACGCGACTTCTGTCGTGTGAGACTTGGAATAGTTTGCTTTCCTCTTGCTATATTGCCAACCATCAGCTATTTGAATCAGCTTGCAGTACTTATAACTTATTCCCTGACAAATCCTTTTGCCATTCGTATCCTTAATGTCGAAAAATCCACTTCCTCTCACTGCTACTGCACCTACCCAAATGCCAGCGTACTTTCCTCGTGGCACAATAGCTTTAACTATATCTCCAGTTTGAAAACCAAAGTGTTTCTTACGTCTTTGTCTATGCCCACGTGGAAAACCAAATTTATCAGTATTGCACATCTGCCTTGTACCACGACCAACTGCATGCCAGATTTGCACGTAACTTTGGGTTATACGTATCTCACTTGACGTGCTCTCACCAACACAGCAAGCATCAAAGTAGTGCTTTTTAGGAAGTCCAAGACGAATGCGATTTGCCTTTGTTAGCGCTCCTGTTCCGTATTCAGCTGGTATTCCAAAACCGCTTAATGATTTGCGCAGATATGAGCGTATTGAATTCATGAATGCTGGTTGCTTGTATGTTTGCCTTGCCTGCTCTTCAACATGTGGGTATCCAAACTCAGCAGCTGTTTTGTTGCCCTTCTTTTGGTTACACTCACGGCAAGCAAGTGTTAGATTTGATACTCTATCTGTGCCACCTCTTGACCTTGGTACGATGTGGTCGATTTCCAGTGGTACGTCACTTCTACCACAGTACGCACACTTTCGTCCCCACTTTTCCAAAAGATATTCCCTTACCTCGTAGCCAAAAAGCGTGCCTCGTTGGTATTCGATACCAGAAATCTCTGGATTTTGCAACTTTTGAGTATCGAACTTTGCATCTTCGATGGATATTGCACTTATTGGCAACAGCTTTGTCAGTTTCCTTACCGCATTTATAAGCTGGTTTACTCTTGCTTTGAACGATGGTGGCAGCCACCCTTCAGGCCGTCTGCGATTTAGAAACCTAGGCTTTCGATATCTAGTCTTTCTGTTTCTTCTGCTTCGACGAACAGCACATCTGGCATCAAGTTTTTGCTTTATGTCTGTTTTGTGGTGTATCTCGCAAAGAAAAACTGTTTCTGCTACATCTCCGTCTTCTCGCAAAACTGAAAGACCAGTAACCTTCGCTCCTTGGTCGAGTTTTAATCTTAAAGGTTGTAACTCGCTTTGCTGTACTGTTCTGTCTTTTAGACGTATAGTGAACGGATGCATTTTGTGAACCACTGCCCTGCCACGACTAACTGTCTTGCGCGCTTTTCTGAACAGGGCATCAGAGGCTTTTTGTTTTTGTCCAACACAAACACCATACTTATCACTCCATGAAAATGCCCTAACGGGCCTTGTGACGCGCTAAAGCGGTCTCACTTTAGCACTCTCCTCGCCAATGTTGGTAGCCGGCGCGTGTGCTGGTCCGTTTCGCCCACACCCCAAAGGTTGTCTGCAACCAGCACTTCCAGTGTCCGGGACTGGAGAAGCATCCCGGAGTGGGTCTTGAGCCTACTACCAACGTAGCACCTTCGTCCCCTTGTCCTTCGGGTCCGGTGCTTAGGCTGGTCAACCAGGGCTTTTACAAGCCCTCGACTTCAGTCGGGGGTAGTTGACCCCACCATTTAACTTCCTGTCCTTCGATGAAGACTTTTTCAACTCTTGCTTGTGGTAGGAATGGGTCATTATCCCATATAACAATATCCGCATCCTTCCCTGGTTCCAGTGATCCAACTCTGTCATCAATCCCAAGAATCTTTGCTGGGTTTATTGTCAACATCTTCAGAAGGTCTTCTCTTTTTGCGCCGTACTTCATCGCTAAAGCTGCGTGGACATTTGCGAACTCCAAGTGTATTACTGGATGGTCAACCATAATTGCCGTCAGCACACCTTTTTCATTGAGAATTCTCACATTTTCATAAGTCAGGTCTTTGAGTTCTATTTTGCTTCTAAAATCATGTGGTCCAACGACGACAGGGACGTTATTTTCAACAAGGTAATCAGCTACTTTGTAAGCCTCTGTGCCGTGTTCTATTACTAGTTTAAAACCAAACTCTTTGGCAATTCGTATAGCTGTGACGATGTCCTGTGCTCTGTGTGCATGGATGCGTGCTGGAATTTCACCTTTCAGCACCAGTTCCCCAATCTCGAGCTTCGGGTCTCTATCGAGAAAAACACCATCTTTTTCCAAAGCTCTTTTTTTCTTCTCCATATAATCTTGGACTTTCATGAAGTAGTTTCTCATCACCGCGGCGATTCCCATTCTAGTAGAGGGCATCTTCTTCATCTCACCGTAAACTCTTTTTGGGTTCTCACCTGTAGCCATCTTCAAACCGGCTGGTGATTTTACTATACAATGATCAACGATATGTGACTTAAATTTTAAGATAGCACCTTGTCCACCGATGACATTTGCACTTCCAGGAACTATCATAACGGTCGTAAAGCCACCATTTAAAGCACGTTTAATGGCCGTATCGTACGGATTGAAAGCGTCAATTGCACGGACATCTGGGGTTACAGGATCTGTCATTTCGTTTCCATCCTGAACAAATCCTATTCCCTCTTCAAACAGACCAATATGTGAGTGTGCGTCTATAAATCCTGGAAGGACGAATTTCCCAGCTGCATCGACAACCTCAACCATTTTGTCTTTCAACTTAATAGATTTACCTATTTTCGCGATCTTTCCGTTTTCAATAAGGATATCACCAACAAATGTACCAGATGTAATTGTTACGAGTGTTCCTCCCTTTATAAGTGTTTTCATACTCTTCCTCACCCCTTGTCTTGTTTATCTAACAACACGCAAAATAATTATAACACTTTTAATTCGTAAAGCGAACTAAGAATTTTTGATTTTTTCTGAAATTTAACCTTGTTACATAGCCAAAAACTCTGAATTTGTGGTAAAATTCAAAGTAGAATTTAAAAATCTAAGAAAGAAAGGTTGAGGAGCTGATGAGATGGGAATTAAGAGAGGTTGATGAATCACTTGTCGACCAGCTTACAAGAGAGCTGGAGATTGATCGTTTGGTGGCAAAGTTGTTGGTGCTTCGGGGTATAAAGACCTCCGAACAAGCTCGGAATTTCTTGTATCCGACAAGGAAGGTTTTGCGTTCACCTTTTTTATTGAAGGATATGGACAAATCTGTTGAAATACTTTTAAAAGCGAGAGATAACAGCGAAAAAGTTATGGTACACGGTGATTACGATGTTGATGGAATAACTGGAACTGCTGTTTTGTACACGTTCCTTTCTGAGAATGGTTGGGATGTCGATTATTACATTCCTAAGCGTGCAGATGACGGCTAC
The DNA window shown above is from Fervidobacterium changbaicum and carries:
- a CDS encoding 2-hydroxyacid dehydrogenase: MITLGTPKVFITYAIPEKGIEILKEKFEVDVYYGEDFLGKEELLKRAKSADAVITQLRDPIDAEFINNLERTKIIANYAVGYNNIDVEAATKKGIFVTHTPGVLTEATADIAFALILAVARRIVEADKFVREGNFVGWKPKLFLGYDLYGKTLGIIGMGRIGQAVARRALGFGMRIVYFNRHRLPEEIERQYNAEYVDLDSLIETSDFISIHTPLTKETYHLIDANRIAKMKSNAILINTARGPVVDEKALYEALKERKIAGAGFDVYENEPQLTPGLEKLDNVVLLPHIGSATYETRDRMSEMVALNVIYALEGKIPPNLVPEQKSIFQG
- a CDS encoding amidohydrolase yields the protein MKTLIKGGTLVTITSGTFVGDILIENGKIAKIGKSIKLKDKMVEVVDAAGKFVLPGFIDAHSHIGLFEEGIGFVQDGNEMTDPVTPDVRAIDAFNPYDTAIKRALNGGFTTVMIVPGSANVIGGQGAILKFKSHIVDHCIVKSPAGLKMATGENPKRVYGEMKKMPSTRMGIAAVMRNYFMKVQDYMEKKKRALEKDGVFLDRDPKLEIGELVLKGEIPARIHAHRAQDIVTAIRIAKEFGFKLVIEHGTEAYKVADYLVENNVPVVVGPHDFRSKIELKDLTYENVRILNEKGVLTAIMVDHPVIHLEFANVHAALAMKYGAKREDLLKMLTINPAKILGIDDRVGSLEPGKDADIVIWDNDPFLPQARVEKVFIEGQEVKWWGQLPPTEVEGL